From the Aquirufa lenticrescens genome, the window TTCGCGGAAATGAAATTCCAGTAATCGATGCGCATTTTGTGAATAATGGAATTGCTCCTACTGGATTAGGCGAACCGGCTTTGCCTCCCACCGGTGGCTCGATTGCCAATGCTATTTATGCGGCGACTAAGAAACGCCATTACAAACAGCCGTTCAACTAGATGAAAATAACCTGGCTGGATAATCTTCGTGTAAATGCAACTATAGGGGTGATTTTGATTCACGCCTCGGCAACTATATTATTTCGATTTACGAAGGTTCCAGCTGATTATTGGTGGTTCGCAAATCTCTACAATGGGGGTTATCGCTATGTGGTGCCCATTTTTGTCATGTTATCTGGCGCTTTACTATTGCCGCGCGAGGAAGCGATTGGACCTTTTTTGAAGAAGAGTTTTATGCGCATCGTTTTGCCTTTTCTCTTCTATAATTTGATCTTTTCAATCTTTAATTGGCAGGTGCGATTGCGTGGAAAATCTTTTGGTCTAGAGGAAGGGTTGAACTGGTTAGGACAGCAATATTTTAATGGGGCTTCCTACCATTTTTGGTATATCTACATGATCATTGGGATTTATTTGTTTATCCCCATCATAGGTCGTTGGATTAGGTCTGCTCCGGAATCGCATATCCAGTATTTTTTGGGTATTTGGGGCTTGACAATTTTGTTTAATAATCCGCATTTTCCTTATCTGAAGCTACCAGTCACATTAACGGTTTTTACTGGCTATGTGGGCTATTTAGTACTAGGTTATTACCTGAGTACAAAGGAATTTTCTTCCAGAATCAAAGGGAAGGCTTTTGTTATTTTCTTGATAGGTACGCTCTGGACGATGGTTGGCTCCTATTATTTTACCTCCGAGAGTGGAAAGTTTTACGGCTTGTTGTATGCTAATTTTTCCCCTAGCGTTGTTTTAGCTACGGCAGGCTTATTCTTGTTTTTCAGGTACCAAAACCTTGATATTCGCATTCTGTCACCTTTTCGCGATTGGGTGAGTTCGCACAGTTATGGTATCTATTTAGTGCATATTATTGTATTGTTTTATTTGGCCAAAGCGGGTGTGTACGGAGAAATGCTTCACCCTAGTATTGCGGTACCTTTGACTGCATTGGCTTGTCTGTTGATTTCGGGAGGAATCGTTTGGGTATTACGGAAAATACCCCTGATTAAATACATGGCTGGTTGATTGATTGTGGGGGTATTTTTGTACATTCGTTAGAATACCTGTAACCACTCATACCTAACCATTTAATGCACGAAATTTATAAGTTTGGCCACAGCCTCGCTGTGTTCATGAGCTTTTTCATTATCCTGCTTTTACTGTTAAAATCCTCCGGACCTTTCTTTAAAAGTCCGAAGCGATTTCTTTTTTTCTATTTTCTCATTTTCGGTTTATTCACGCTACTTCATTATTGTCTATTCGTTGAATGGCATGTGGAAATTGTAGCAGTCCTTTTCGGTAATTTTGATGCTTTTTTTTACTTGCTTTATCCTTTGGCCTATTTTTATGTGCGCGGGATGGTACAAGAAAACACCCTATTATGCCCCAAAGATTTGCTGCATCTGATCCCCTTTTTTATTCAGTTATTGGATATGCTGCCTTATTCTTTAACGTCTTTTGCACATAAAATTCTGATAGCGGAATTAATTAAATTCGATATTCACGAGTTGGTAAAACAGCAGTTGGGATTTTTCTTCTCTGCTCGTTTTCATTTTTATGTCAAGTTGTTACTGAGTAGTATCTATCTTTTTTATAGTTGTAAAATCTATTTCCGCCATCGTCCTCGAAATGAAAAAAACTTCATTTTGCATTATTGGATTCCCGGCTTCCTATTTGTTCAGATTTTATTAATCCTCTTCTTAGCTTATTTCTTTTTGATTCTGCCCGGCAGTAACCACTTTAAATTAACGTATCAAGGGAATTCTCCTTGGAATTACTTGGGACTGGGTTCTTATTTAGTGCTCTCCTTGAGTGTCTTTTATTTTCCAGAATTTTTGTATGCTCCTTATATTATTGCTGAGCGGGAGGCTAAATTGAAAATTCCGAACTATGAATTGTCGGCAGAGAAATTAGTAGAAATTGAGACAAAATTAGATTTGTATCTAGAGGAGTATAAGCCCTTTTTAAAGTCCACTTTTTCACTTGCGCAATTATCTGCAACGCTAGATATTCCCGTGCATCATTTTAATTATTACTTTCGGAAGACACAACAGTCTAATTTTTTGGAGCAAAGAATGCGTTGGCGTATTCGACATGCGAAGGAATTAATAGATGCAGGAAAGGATAAGATAATTACTTTAGAAGCCATCGGTTTAGAGTC encodes:
- a CDS encoding acyltransferase, whose translation is MKITWLDNLRVNATIGVILIHASATILFRFTKVPADYWWFANLYNGGYRYVVPIFVMLSGALLLPREEAIGPFLKKSFMRIVLPFLFYNLIFSIFNWQVRLRGKSFGLEEGLNWLGQQYFNGASYHFWYIYMIIGIYLFIPIIGRWIRSAPESHIQYFLGIWGLTILFNNPHFPYLKLPVTLTVFTGYVGYLVLGYYLSTKEFSSRIKGKAFVIFLIGTLWTMVGSYYFTSESGKFYGLLYANFSPSVVLATAGLFLFFRYQNLDIRILSPFRDWVSSHSYGIYLVHIIVLFYLAKAGVYGEMLHPSIAVPLTALACLLISGGIVWVLRKIPLIKYMAG
- a CDS encoding helix-turn-helix domain-containing protein, coding for MEIVAVLFGNFDAFFYLLYPLAYFYVRGMVQENTLLCPKDLLHLIPFFIQLLDMLPYSLTSFAHKILIAELIKFDIHELVKQQLGFFFSARFHFYVKLLLSSIYLFYSCKIYFRHRPRNEKNFILHYWIPGFLFVQILLILFLAYFFLILPGSNHFKLTYQGNSPWNYLGLGSYLVLSLSVFYFPEFLYAPYIIAEREAKLKIPNYELSAEKLVEIETKLDLYLEEYKPFLKSTFSLAQLSATLDIPVHHFNYYFRKTQQSNFLEQRMRWRIRHAKELIDAGKDKIITLEAIGLESGFQSRTTFFVNFKELVGESPSAYAERKNSN